The Synechococcus sp. CC9605 sequence CCGCCGCCGCGTAATTGCTCACCGGCGCATACCGCACAGGCACATCCAGCTTTTCGCTGAGTTCCGAAGAGAGCGTGCCGTAGAGGCGATTCAGTTTCTCGGGGTTCTGGTCGGGGATGGCACCGATCTGCAGAACGGCCTGTTTGGTGTCGTTCTGGGGTGCGCCGCAACTGGAAACACTGGCCGTGAGTGCGAGGCCGGCAATCAAACCGGTGGCTACCACGGCCCTGCGTTCTCGTACAGACATTCAGAAAAAGAAGTGATCAGATCGGATCAAAAGGAACGAAGCAGCCGCTTCAGTCGCAACAGTCCATCGTTGATCGTCTCATCCGCTACGGCACAGGAGAGTCGAATGCAGCGGTCATCGCCGAAGGCCAGACCCGGAACCACGGCCAGACCTTCCTGTTCCAGGGCTTGCCGGCAGAACTCCATCGAATCGGGCACGCCGTCCGGCAGGCGGGGGAAGGCGTAGAAAGCCCCTTGAGGGGGCGTCAGGGTGATGCCCTCCAGAGCCTGCAGCCCCTCTATGAGCAGAGTTCGGCGGCGGTTGTAGCTGTTTGCCATCTCGCGCACGCAATCTCGGGGCCCTTCGATCGCCGCCAGGGCACCCCGTTGAGCAAAGCTGCACACATTGCTGGTGCTCTGGCTCTGCAGGGCTGAAGCAGCCTTGATCACGGCAGCATCTCCAGCGAGATAACCGAGGCGCCAGCCGGTCATTGCCCAACCTTTGGCAAAGCCGTTCACGGTGAAGCAACGTGAGCGGATCTCTTCGGCAATGGCCGCAAAGCTGCAGTGCTGCTGGCCATCGGCCAGGAGATATTCATAGATCTCATCGCTCATCACCATCAGCTGGGGGTGACGAGCCACCAGCGCGGCCAGAGCCTCCAGTTCGGCCCGTGTCATCACCTTGCCGCTGGGGTTGCCCGGGGAATTGATCACCAGCAGTCGGCTGCGGGGGGTGATCTGCTGCTCCAGCAGGTCGAGGTCAAGGCGGAAGCCTTCCTCCGCTTTGGTGGCAATGATCCTGGTGCTCGCCCCGGCCAGGGCGGCCATCTCGGGATAGCTCAGCCAGTAAGGCGCCGGCAGCAGCACTTCGTCGCCGGGATTGAGCAGCACCTGGAACAGGTTGTAGATGGCTTGCTTGCCACCGTTGGTGACCAGCACCTGCTCCGGCTGGGTTGGAATCCCGTTTTCGACGCTGAGTTTGTGGGCCAGAGCAGCACGAAGATCGGGGTCCCCCGCGGCGGGGCCGTAGCGGGTGAAGCCGGATCCCAGAGCATGCTGAGCTGCTTCAACGATGAATGGTGGCGTCGCAAAGTCCGGTTCACCGGCACTGAGGCTGCAGATGTCCTTGCCGCTGTCGCGCAGTGCTTTGGCCTTGGCGCTGATCTCCAGCGTCAGCGACGGTTTGAGGGCGACAGCTCGGTCTGAAAGTTCTGGCGGGCGCGGCATCGGCAACGCACCTCCCCGCGGTGCGTTTAAAACTTCATCATCCTGCCGTAGATGGTGTCGCAGACAACCTTGATTTCTCAGCGCCCATGAATGCGATACAGATCAGCTGGGTCTTGGCTGCGGAGGACAGCGCCCGGTTGGCGACGTTCTACAGCGAGCTGTTTCAAGCCACGTTGAAGCCTGGAGTAGCGCAGCACCACTGCATCGTTCAATTCAGCGATGGAACCCAGCTGGAGATCTATCAGCCCTCACGCCGGCGACCTTTCCCTGCCCGGGGCAAAGCCCTGGCGCCCTGTTTGAGGCTCTCCCCTTCTCAGGAGCCCCTGCCTGAACTTCAGCGGCTGCTCAGCAACGCTCTGCAGCGTGGTGGATCGCTTCTCGAGGAGGCGCGGCTTGAGCCCTTTGGTGCTGAGGCCTGGATCCACGATCCGGAGGGCAATGCTCTGTTGCTTTTGGCTCCGCTGGCCTCTACCGCCTCGGTGTCATGACCATCTCCACCCTGGAGGCCTGCAGTGCCTGCACAGCCTGTGACCTCGCCAGTTCGCGCCAGACCGTCGTCATCAGCCGCGGCAATCCCAAAGCGGATCTGATGCTGATCGGTGAAGCACCAGGTGCTCAGGAAGATGCTCAGGGCGTCCCGTTTGTCGGCCGTTCAGGATGTGCCCTCGATCAACTGCTGCGTGATGTGGATCTGGATCCCGAGCATGACCTCTACATCTGCAATGCGATCAAATGCAGGCCCCCAAACAACCGACGACCGAAAAAAACTGAGTTGGCCGCCTGTCGGGCCTGGCTTGACCTGCAACTGGAGGCCGTTGACCCCAAGGTGATCGTGCTGACGGGAGCCACCGCTGTGGAGGCCATCCTTGGCATCAAGGGGGGCATGACCCGGCTTCGTGGTGAGTGGCAGAGCTGGAATGGACGAGAGGTGATGCCGATTTTTCACCCCTCCTATCTGCTTCGCAATCCCTCCAAAGCAGCCGGCGCGCCCCTGGATCTGACACGACAGGACCTCTCCGCAGTGCGGCGCAGGCTGTGCGAACGTTAACGCGCTTCACCACCGGCCCCATGACTGCCCTGGCTCGGCGCTACGACACCCAGATCCACCGCCGTGTGACCCGCACTGTGATGGTGGGTGATGTGCCGGTAGGCAGCGAGCACCCGATCGTGGTGCAGTCGATGATCAACGAGGACACCCTCGATATCGAGGCTGCTGTAGCCGGCATCATCCGCCTTGCCGAAGCCGGCAGTGAGATCGTTCGGGTGACGACGCCCTCAATGGCCCACGCCAAGGCGATGGGACAGATCCGTAAGGAGCTTCGTCAGCGCGGCTGCAGCGTTCCCCTGGTGGCGGACGTTCACCACAACGGCGTCAAGATCGCCCTGGAGGTCGCCCAGCACGTCGACAAAGTTCGGATCAATCCCGGCCTGTTCATTTTTGATAAGCCAGATCCGAACCGCCAGGAGTTCAGCCCCGAAGAATTTGCTGCCATCGGCCAGCGCATTCGTGAGACGTTTGAGCCCTTGGTGACCCTGCTGCGGGACCAGAACAAAGCGCTTCGAATCGGTGTGAACCATGGCTCCCTGGCGGAGCGGATGCTGTTCACCTACGGCGACACCCCTGAGGGGATGGTCGAATCAGCGATGGAATTCGTGCGCATCTGCCACGAGCTTGATTTTCACAACATCCTGATTTCGATGAAGGCCTCGCGGGCTCCTGTGATGCTCGCGGCTTACCGCCTGATGGCGGACACCATGGACAAGGAAGGCTTCAATTACCCCTTGCACTTAGGCGTGACCGAAGCCGGCGATGGTGATTACGGCCGCATCAAGAGCACCGCAGGCATTGCCACTCTGCTGGCCGATGGATTGGGAGACACCCTCCGGGTTTCCCTGACGGAGGCCCCCGAAAAAGAAATCCCCGTCTGTTACTCGATTCTCCAATCCCTGGGTCTGCGCAAGACCATGGTCGAGTACGTCGCCTGCCCCAGCTGCGGTCGCACCCTGTTCAATCTGGAGGAGGTGTTGCACAAGGTTCGCAACGCCACATCCCACCTCACGGGTCTGGACATCGCCGTGATGGGGTGCATCGTCAATGGCCCTGGCGAAATGGCCGACGCTGATTACGGCTACGTCGGCAAAACCCCTGGCGTGATTTCGCTGTATCGCGGTCGTGATGAAATCCGCAAGGTGCCTGAAGCTGAGGGCGTTGAAGCCCTGATCCAGTTGATCAAAGAGGACGGTCGCTGGGTGGAGCCCGCCTGATCTCGTTAGTCTGAAGAATCAGTCCTGAAGGCCATGGTTAGGAGTCAGCGCCTGCGTTCTTTGGTCCGTTCGACTCCGTTGCTGTTGATCCTCGGTGTCGGCGGTGTGGTCACCGCCATGGGCATCAGCTCACCAGGTCTCTCCCTGCCATCGGCATCCGGGGGATCGATATATGACAGTCCCAAGGAGGTGATTGATCAGGTCTGGCAGATCGTTTATCGCGATTACCTTGATTCGACAGGCTCCTACGACGAAGCGACCTGGCGCCAACTGCGGAGCAATCTGCTGAGCAAGTCTTATGGGGGCAGCGCCGAGTCCTACGAGGCGATCCGGGGCATGCTGGCCAGCCTCGATGACCCTTACACGCGTTTCCTTGATCCAAAGGAGTTCAAGGAGATGCAGATCGACACCTCCGGTGAGTTGATGGGCGTGGGGATTCAGCTCAGTCTCGACAAAGACACCAAGGAACTGATTGTTGTCTCCCCGATTGAGGGCACCCCAGCTTCCCGTGCGGGCGTTCAGCCCAAGGATGTGATCGTTTCCATCGATGGTGCCTCCACCAAAGGCATGACCACCGAGGACGCTGTCAAGTTGATTCGTGGCCCAGAGGGCACCGATGTGCTGCTGGGACTCAGGCGCCAGGGTCAGGTGCTGAATGTGCCGCTGAAACGGGCCCGGATTGAGATCCATGCAGTGAAGGCCATGCTCAACACGGCGCCCAACGGCCGCAAGGTGGGCTACATCCGTCTCAAGCAATTCAATGCCAACGCCACGCGTGAAATGCGTGCTGCCATCAAGGATCTGGAATCTCAGGCTGCTGAGGGCTATGTGCTGGATCTGCGCAGCAATCCCGGCGGCCTGCTCGAGGCCAGTGTGGACATCGCCCGCCAATGGCTCAATGAAGGCACCATCGTCAGCACCAGAACCCGCGAGGGCATTCGCGATGTGAGGCGCGCCACGGGAAGTGCAGTCACCGACAAACCCCTGGTGGTGTTGATTGACCAGGGATCCGCCAGTGCCAGTGAAATTCTTTCAGGGGCACTCCAAGACAACTCCCGTGCCCAACTCGTTGGACAGAAGACCTTCGGCAAGGGACTTGTCCAGGCCGTTCGCGGATTGGCCGATGGATCCGGTCTGACAGTCACGATCGCCAAATATCTGACCCCGAAGGGAACCGACATTCACAAGAACGGTATTCAACCGGACATCGAAGCAGCGATGTCGAAAAAAGAGAGCAAGAATTTCTCGGTTGAAGACCTTGGAACCCAGAAAGACAGTCAATACAAGACAGCTGAGGGGACCCTATTGAACCAATTGAAGAAAAGTCAGGCAGGGACTACGTATCAACCTGGCAGAGCCAACCTCAGCTTCGCGCTGCAGTAGTTCAGGAGATCGGCTGCATCAGTCCGCCGCCGCCGCCGCCACCGTTGGAATCATCGTCATCCGAGGCGCCGGGTTGGAAGAGGGCGTACACACCGAGTGCAGTGGCACAGAAAACGCCACTGATCAGTTCCAGAGAAACGCCACCAGCACCAATCTCGACGAATTCACCCATGTCCAACGGATTTCGCTGAGACCAATGTAACGAAGAATTGCGTGGTTGGTAACGTTTTTCTCAGAATTGGATTCAGGCTTCAGACCTGAACCACCACTGCGTTCTTGGCGCGAAGCTCCTCCTGCCGCTGTGCCTCGGTTTTGCCGTCGGCGTCGGGAATTTGGGCTGCCATCAGACGCAGCCATTCCATCAGTTGTTCCAGTTGCTTCTCCATGGGGAGAACACCGAGACCGCGGGCCATCACCTTGTGCTGGATGCCGTTACCGGCCTGGTACACCAAACGGCCATGCAGATGCTGGGGCAATCCCTGGCGCAGCAAACGGAACGCCGGTTCCTCCATGGGAGTTTCAAGCACGATGTTGGGCTTCTCCGGCTTGATCCTGGAGAAGCCGCACCGCTTCGCCAGAAGTTTGAGTTCCATCAGCTGCAGAAGTGACACCACGGCAGCGGGCAGCGCTCCGTAGCGATCGGCCCAACCCGCAGCCAGTTCCACCAGGGCCTCGGCCGTGAGGCAGTCGGCTGCAGCTCTGTAGGCCGCGATCTTTTCATCGGGGTCAGTGATCCAGTCGGCAGGCACGAAGGCCGTGACGGGGAGGTCCACCTGGGTGTCTTCAACGCTGGGGATGTCTTGGCCCTGAATTTCAGCCAGGGATTCCTGCAGCATTTCCATGTAGAGGTCAAAGCCAATGGTTTCCATCTGGCCGCTCTGCTGCACGCCGAGAAGATTGCCGACCCCACGGATCTCCATATCCCGCATGGCGAGCTGATAACCACTGCCCAGTTGGGCGAACTCCTGGATGGCGCGGAGCCGCTGACGGGCGGTGTCGCTCAGTGATGCATTGCCGGGATAGAACAACCAGGCATGAGCCTGAATCCCGCTGCGGCCGACCCGTCCCCGCAATTGGTACAGCTGAGCAAGGCCAAAACGGTGGGCGTCCTCAATCAGGATCGTGTTGACGCGCGGGATGTCCAGGCCGCTTTCCACAATCGTGGTGCAGAGCATCACGTCGGCTTCACCCGCGTTGAACGCCACCATGGCGTTCTCCAGCTCACCCTCGGCCATCTGACCGTGAGCCACCAAAAGCTTCAGGCCTGGCAGCATCTCCCGTAGGCCTGCGGCCACCTCCTCAATTCCCTCAACCCGGGGAACCACGTAGAACACCTGACCCCCACGATCCAGTTCCTGGCGGATGGCGCTCCGCATCGCCTCCGGATCCAACGAAGCCAGGTGCGTCTTGATCGGACGGCGCAGCGGCGGTGGTGTGGTGATCAGACTCATCTCCCGCACCCCCGAAAGGCTCATGTAGAGCGTTCTGGGAATCGGCGTTGCCGACAGGGTTAGGACGTCCACGTCCTTCCGCAGCACTTTGATCTTTTCCTTCTGGTTCACACCGAAGCGCTGTTCTTCATCCACCACCAACAGACCAAGCTCTTGGAATGACGCTCCTTTGCTGAGCAACTGGTGGGTTCCCACCACGGCGTCGATGGTTCCCTGCTTCAGGCCATCGAGAATGGATTTGCGTTCCGACGCTGTTCGGAACCGATTGAGCAGGGCCACCTTGATCGGATACGGCGCGAAGCGTTCCGAGAGCGTGCGCCAGTGCTGCTGAGCCAACACGGTTGTAGGAGCCAGCATCGCCACCTGCTTCCCAGCGGTGATGGCCTTAAAGATGGCGCGGATCGCAACTTCGGTCTTGCCGAAGCCAACGTCCCCGCAAACCAGACGGTCCATCGGCTCCTGCCGTTCCATGTCCCGTTTCACGTCGGCCGTGGCCTTCAGTTGGTCTGGCGTCGGGTCATAGGGGAAAGACTCCTCCATTTCCACCTGCCAGGGGCCGTCAGTGGGGAAGGCAAAGCCAGCAGCCTGTTGCCGTTCCGCGTACAGCTTCACCAGATCAAGGGCAACCTTGCGAACCGCTTTCTTGGCACGTTCCTTGGCCTTGTTCCAGGCCGTACCGCCCATTCGGTTGAGCTGCGGAGGTGTTTCGCTCGTGGCGCGGTAACGGCCCAGGCTGCCGAGTTGATCGGCGGCAACCCGAAGGATTCCATCGGCGTACTGCACCACGAGGTAGTCGCGGATGTCGCCTGACATCGCGAGTTTTTCCATGGCTTTGAAGCGGCCGATGCCATGGTTCCGATGCACCACGAAATCGCCCGGCCGCATCTTGTTGGGATCAACCGTGCGGCTGGCGGCCTTGCGGCGACGGCGCACATAACCACTGGAGCTCAGGCTCTGCTGGCCAAAGAATTCACGGTCGGTGACCAGGGCAATCCGCCAAGCCGGAAGCTGCAAACCCTCAAGTTCAGCCGTGCCCCTCACCTTCAACGCGACGGGGGTGTTCTGCTCAATCAGACGGGAAATGGCATTGCTGTCTCCCGCGTTCGGCACAAACCGACTGATGCAGTCGTGCTCCTCCAGCAGAGCAACCGCTCGGCTGGGTTGTGCAGACACCAACCAAACGGCCGTGCGCTCGGTTTGAAATCCCTTGATCAGTTCCCCGAGTTTTCCGAATTGGTTGGGGTAGGCCGCAACAGGGCGGCTGGCGAGGTCGAAGCTGTTGGGGTGCTGGTCAACTTCCAGCAGTTCTGCCATGTCAAAGCCATGGAAAACCTCCGTCAGGGCATAGGCAGCTTCAATCTCACGGTGCAGAACCGCTGGCCAAAGCCGATCACGATCTCCCTCGTCCAGGCCCGCCTCAGCAGCCATGTCGTGGTGATGTTCCTCCACATGGCTGAGCCACTGTTGTCCGTGGGCCAAGCCCTGGCGTCGCTCATCGATCACCACCGTTGTGGTGTCCGGCAGGTAGTCGAGAAGCGAGGCGGGTTGCCCCCAGGCGAGACCCATCAGCCGGCGCATGCCCTCCGGTGTCCCCCCGTTCAGAAGCTGCTCCGTGCCCTCAGCACCAAGCAATGGCTCCAGTCCATCGGGCATCGTCTCCCTGAGCTGGTCCGCGATCAGAGGCCCAAAACCTGTTGGTGTGAGTCGGAGCGCATCGACGGGGTCCAGGGAGCGTTGGCTGGCTGGATCGAATTCCCGCAGCTTGTCGAGCTCCTCACCAAAAAATTCGAGTCGAACAGGCAGCTCACTGCTCACGGGGAAGATGTCGACGATGTCTCCGCGTCGGCTCCAGCTCCCTTCCTGCTCAATTGTGTTGACCCGCTCGTAGCCAAGTTGAGCGAGCGTCTCACCCAGTGCCTCCAGATCAACCTGATCCCCTTTGCGCAAGGTGCGCGTCTTCGTTTTCAGAACGTCCGGTGGGGGGAGATGGGGCTGCAAACAACGTTCCGTGGCCACGATCGCCCAGCTCAAAGCATCCGGGTCTCCCAGCAGGTCACTCAGAACTTGAAGTTGCCCCCAGGTGATCTCACTGGTGGGATCGAAGGGTTCATAGGGAGAACCTTCGCTGGTGGGGTACAGGCCGGCCTGGCTCCATCCCATCAACTCCAGCAGCGCCGTCCAGCGTCCCGCTTCCTCAAGGGTTGGCACCACCACGAGCAGAGGTGCACCGCGCCGTTGTGCAAGTGCGCTGGCCACCAGAGCTCGGCTGCACCGACCTGCTCCACGCATCAACAAGCGTTGGGCGCGGATTGAGCGCTCATCAAGCTCACCGGTGAGTGCAGTTTCCTGCAACTTGGTCACCAGGGAACGGAGCGGCATGGAGCAGGCCTCGGCAATCCATGATCTTCGCAATAAGGTGCCAGCTGCTGCGTTTCACCGGTCGATGCCGCGCTACTGCTGCCCGTCCTGCTGTTGCGGCCCGGCCTTGGTGTTGCATCCACCCAAGGGGGTTATTCCGCTCTGCTCCAGCTGCGCGACACCATTGCAGCGTCAGCCCCTGGTCCGGCCCATTCCGCTGCTGGTGTTGCTGACGGTGGGCGGCGTGCTGATTGCTTCCTCGATCCCCATCCTGTTCCACCCCGAACCAGTTCCCAGCTCAGGGCGCGAAAAACTGGCCTAAGGCGGAGTTTCCGGTTCAATGCGTTGGTATTGGCGCCTTCATGACACTCGGCCGTTTTTTGATTTTCTTTGTGATCGGGCTGGGGCTCGCATTCACCATCCCTCAGTTGAGCTGGTTGCTTTGGCCTCTGGCCGCTTCAGCGCTTTTTGTTCTTGTCCAACTAATTCG is a genomic window containing:
- a CDS encoding pyridoxal phosphate-dependent aminotransferase; translation: MPRPPELSDRAVALKPSLTLEISAKAKALRDSGKDICSLSAGEPDFATPPFIVEAAQHALGSGFTRYGPAAGDPDLRAALAHKLSVENGIPTQPEQVLVTNGGKQAIYNLFQVLLNPGDEVLLPAPYWLSYPEMAALAGASTRIIATKAEEGFRLDLDLLEQQITPRSRLLVINSPGNPSGKVMTRAELEALAALVARHPQLMVMSDEIYEYLLADGQQHCSFAAIAEEIRSRCFTVNGFAKGWAMTGWRLGYLAGDAAVIKAASALQSQSTSNVCSFAQRGALAAIEGPRDCVREMANSYNRRRTLLIEGLQALEGITLTPPQGAFYAFPRLPDGVPDSMEFCRQALEQEGLAVVPGLAFGDDRCIRLSCAVADETINDGLLRLKRLLRSF
- a CDS encoding VOC family protein; its protein translation is MNAIQISWVLAAEDSARLATFYSELFQATLKPGVAQHHCIVQFSDGTQLEIYQPSRRRPFPARGKALAPCLRLSPSQEPLPELQRLLSNALQRGGSLLEEARLEPFGAEAWIHDPEGNALLLLAPLASTASVS
- a CDS encoding uracil-DNA glycosylase, coding for MTISTLEACSACTACDLASSRQTVVISRGNPKADLMLIGEAPGAQEDAQGVPFVGRSGCALDQLLRDVDLDPEHDLYICNAIKCRPPNNRRPKKTELAACRAWLDLQLEAVDPKVIVLTGATAVEAILGIKGGMTRLRGEWQSWNGREVMPIFHPSYLLRNPSKAAGAPLDLTRQDLSAVRRRLCER
- the ispG gene encoding (E)-4-hydroxy-3-methylbut-2-enyl-diphosphate synthase, which encodes MTALARRYDTQIHRRVTRTVMVGDVPVGSEHPIVVQSMINEDTLDIEAAVAGIIRLAEAGSEIVRVTTPSMAHAKAMGQIRKELRQRGCSVPLVADVHHNGVKIALEVAQHVDKVRINPGLFIFDKPDPNRQEFSPEEFAAIGQRIRETFEPLVTLLRDQNKALRIGVNHGSLAERMLFTYGDTPEGMVESAMEFVRICHELDFHNILISMKASRAPVMLAAYRLMADTMDKEGFNYPLHLGVTEAGDGDYGRIKSTAGIATLLADGLGDTLRVSLTEAPEKEIPVCYSILQSLGLRKTMVEYVACPSCGRTLFNLEEVLHKVRNATSHLTGLDIAVMGCIVNGPGEMADADYGYVGKTPGVISLYRGRDEIRKVPEAEGVEALIQLIKEDGRWVEPA
- a CDS encoding S41 family peptidase, giving the protein MVRSQRLRSLVRSTPLLLILGVGGVVTAMGISSPGLSLPSASGGSIYDSPKEVIDQVWQIVYRDYLDSTGSYDEATWRQLRSNLLSKSYGGSAESYEAIRGMLASLDDPYTRFLDPKEFKEMQIDTSGELMGVGIQLSLDKDTKELIVVSPIEGTPASRAGVQPKDVIVSIDGASTKGMTTEDAVKLIRGPEGTDVLLGLRRQGQVLNVPLKRARIEIHAVKAMLNTAPNGRKVGYIRLKQFNANATREMRAAIKDLESQAAEGYVLDLRSNPGGLLEASVDIARQWLNEGTIVSTRTREGIRDVRRATGSAVTDKPLVVLIDQGSASASEILSGALQDNSRAQLVGQKTFGKGLVQAVRGLADGSGLTVTIAKYLTPKGTDIHKNGIQPDIEAAMSKKESKNFSVEDLGTQKDSQYKTAEGTLLNQLKKSQAGTTYQPGRANLSFALQ
- the mfd gene encoding transcription-repair coupling factor — encoded protein: MPLRSLVTKLQETALTGELDERSIRAQRLLMRGAGRCSRALVASALAQRRGAPLLVVVPTLEEAGRWTALLELMGWSQAGLYPTSEGSPYEPFDPTSEITWGQLQVLSDLLGDPDALSWAIVATERCLQPHLPPPDVLKTKTRTLRKGDQVDLEALGETLAQLGYERVNTIEQEGSWSRRGDIVDIFPVSSELPVRLEFFGEELDKLREFDPASQRSLDPVDALRLTPTGFGPLIADQLRETMPDGLEPLLGAEGTEQLLNGGTPEGMRRLMGLAWGQPASLLDYLPDTTTVVIDERRQGLAHGQQWLSHVEEHHHDMAAEAGLDEGDRDRLWPAVLHREIEAAYALTEVFHGFDMAELLEVDQHPNSFDLASRPVAAYPNQFGKLGELIKGFQTERTAVWLVSAQPSRAVALLEEHDCISRFVPNAGDSNAISRLIEQNTPVALKVRGTAELEGLQLPAWRIALVTDREFFGQQSLSSSGYVRRRRKAASRTVDPNKMRPGDFVVHRNHGIGRFKAMEKLAMSGDIRDYLVVQYADGILRVAADQLGSLGRYRATSETPPQLNRMGGTAWNKAKERAKKAVRKVALDLVKLYAERQQAAGFAFPTDGPWQVEMEESFPYDPTPDQLKATADVKRDMERQEPMDRLVCGDVGFGKTEVAIRAIFKAITAGKQVAMLAPTTVLAQQHWRTLSERFAPYPIKVALLNRFRTASERKSILDGLKQGTIDAVVGTHQLLSKGASFQELGLLVVDEEQRFGVNQKEKIKVLRKDVDVLTLSATPIPRTLYMSLSGVREMSLITTPPPLRRPIKTHLASLDPEAMRSAIRQELDRGGQVFYVVPRVEGIEEVAAGLREMLPGLKLLVAHGQMAEGELENAMVAFNAGEADVMLCTTIVESGLDIPRVNTILIEDAHRFGLAQLYQLRGRVGRSGIQAHAWLFYPGNASLSDTARQRLRAIQEFAQLGSGYQLAMRDMEIRGVGNLLGVQQSGQMETIGFDLYMEMLQESLAEIQGQDIPSVEDTQVDLPVTAFVPADWITDPDEKIAAYRAAADCLTAEALVELAAGWADRYGALPAAVVSLLQLMELKLLAKRCGFSRIKPEKPNIVLETPMEEPAFRLLRQGLPQHLHGRLVYQAGNGIQHKVMARGLGVLPMEKQLEQLMEWLRLMAAQIPDADGKTEAQRQEELRAKNAVVVQV